In Acaryochloris marina S15, a single genomic region encodes these proteins:
- a CDS encoding pitrilysin family protein, whose translation MPNVQRNRFLRRTLQRLIAFAVIPLLLVIGSIRPGTAATAKHYTELEFPALPEVTIPEYSRFQLDNGLTVYLMENHELPLVNGIARMRTGSRLEPAEKVGLADIVGTVMRTGGTKQHPSEQLNQMLEQRAASVETGISTASGSASFAALSEDLDTVFGLFSEVIREPAFEKDKLVLAKTQRRGNIARRNDDPDSITGREFKKLIYGGESPYARTQEYQTLDNISQTDVESFYQQNFHPNCMILGIVGDFDPAAMTQRIKKEFGDWPAIPERDETPPAPSAEQIKAGETFVVDQPQLSQSNVQIGHLGGQFDNPDIFSLLVMNEALNSFGGRLFNEVRSRQGLAYSVYAVWSARYDYPGLFISGGQTRSEATVPFIKAVMGELQKVREAPLSNDELQQAKDSILNSFVFNFQDPGQTLSRLMRYEYFGYPDDFIFQYQRAVKTMTAEKVQAAAKKYLQPEQIVTLVVGNRSAIQPSLEELGKTVTPIDITIPQPVAS comes from the coding sequence ATGCCCAACGTCCAACGTAACCGATTTCTACGTAGAACCCTACAGCGGTTGATCGCCTTTGCAGTCATTCCCCTCTTGCTAGTCATTGGTTCGATTCGTCCGGGCACGGCAGCCACAGCTAAACACTATACAGAATTGGAGTTCCCGGCCCTTCCTGAGGTAACCATTCCAGAATATAGCCGTTTCCAGTTGGATAACGGTTTAACCGTTTACTTAATGGAAAATCACGAGTTGCCCTTGGTAAATGGCATTGCCCGTATGCGGACGGGGTCACGGCTTGAGCCTGCCGAAAAAGTGGGATTGGCTGATATCGTTGGCACCGTGATGCGGACGGGAGGGACCAAACAGCACCCCTCCGAGCAGCTTAACCAAATGCTAGAGCAACGGGCAGCATCTGTGGAGACTGGAATTAGTACTGCTTCCGGTAGTGCATCCTTTGCCGCCCTGAGTGAAGATTTAGACACCGTCTTCGGTTTATTCTCAGAAGTGATTCGTGAACCTGCGTTTGAAAAAGACAAGCTTGTTCTCGCCAAGACCCAACGTCGAGGAAACATCGCCCGCCGTAATGATGATCCTGACAGTATTACAGGCCGAGAATTCAAAAAGCTGATTTATGGGGGAGAAAGCCCCTATGCGCGCACCCAAGAATATCAAACCCTCGACAATATTTCCCAAACCGATGTTGAATCCTTTTACCAACAGAACTTCCACCCCAATTGCATGATTTTGGGAATTGTGGGAGACTTCGATCCTGCCGCCATGACTCAGCGGATCAAAAAAGAATTTGGGGATTGGCCTGCGATACCTGAGCGAGATGAAACACCTCCAGCACCGAGTGCAGAGCAAATAAAAGCCGGGGAGACGTTTGTCGTTGATCAGCCTCAACTATCCCAAAGCAATGTTCAAATCGGTCATTTGGGCGGTCAGTTTGATAACCCTGATATTTTCTCGTTATTGGTAATGAATGAGGCTCTCAACAGCTTTGGGGGACGGTTGTTTAACGAAGTACGATCTCGCCAGGGATTGGCCTATTCCGTTTATGCCGTATGGAGTGCTCGCTACGATTACCCAGGGCTATTTATTTCTGGGGGGCAGACGCGTTCTGAAGCAACGGTTCCATTTATCAAAGCGGTGATGGGTGAACTGCAAAAGGTACGCGAAGCGCCTTTATCTAATGATGAGCTTCAACAGGCCAAGGACTCCATCCTCAACTCTTTTGTCTTCAACTTTCAGGACCCAGGCCAAACCTTGTCTCGTTTAATGCGGTACGAGTACTTTGGCTATCCCGATGATTTTATCTTTCAATATCAGCGAGCCGTCAAAACCATGACTGCTGAAAAAGTTCAGGCTGCAGCGAAGAAATATCTGCAGCCTGAACAGATTGTTACTTTAGTCGTGGGGAACCGCTCAGCGATCCAACCCTCACTAGAAGAGTTAGGAAAAACAGTGACACCGATTGATATCACGATTCCCCAACCTGTTGCTTCTTGA
- a CDS encoding NIL domain-containing protein produces MKKRVTLTFPRRAVPVPVTYRLAKEFNVAANIIRAQVAPNQIGKLVVELAGDIDQLDAAIDWMLSQNIDVSSSNREILIDEDSCVHCGLCTGICPTQALTLDPKSFLLNFTRSRCIVCEQCVPTCPVQAISTNF; encoded by the coding sequence GTGAAAAAGCGCGTTACTCTTACGTTCCCTCGGCGAGCCGTTCCTGTCCCAGTCACCTATCGATTGGCAAAGGAGTTCAATGTGGCGGCAAACATTATTCGTGCCCAGGTTGCCCCAAATCAAATTGGTAAGTTGGTGGTGGAATTAGCGGGGGATATTGACCAGCTTGATGCCGCCATTGATTGGATGCTGTCTCAAAATATTGATGTGTCTTCGTCTAATCGCGAAATTCTGATTGATGAAGATAGCTGTGTTCACTGCGGTTTATGTACAGGGATATGCCCCACCCAGGCCCTTACCCTTGACCCCAAATCTTTTTTGCTGAACTTCACTCGATCTCGCTGCATCGTCTGTGAACAATGTGTTCCTACTTGTCCAGTACAGGCAATTTCTACTAACTTTTGA